From the Lathyrus oleraceus cultivar Zhongwan6 chromosome 4, CAAS_Psat_ZW6_1.0, whole genome shotgun sequence genome, one window contains:
- the LOC127076272 gene encoding E3 ubiquitin-protein ligase SPL2, which translates to MSSQDQLLVSLLSQLVLSFDGAVLGLSAAYVAVRSIRKFTVTSAALQKITHAPSVPVSDLRSLLENVSEDDRKNSGDGKIVIVRGTVDAKSAVDGSWKALWPGVLVSRESGDKGVVLQRTQRCIYSEWKGLFGWTSDLRAVFARSRRQHESTSLRKVPFVLIDVGRLSNTEYVVVNMDGSTHPLPLTTVYHKLQPINPPYTLLQAFLGHEYPVGLLDEEKILPLGKDINAVGLCSLRNGIAEIKSCEDLPYFLSNLSKNQMVVELSFKTRVLFWSGIVLGSLSVGIIGYAAVRNWNRWKKWKLRRQLQQRRQTVTEVDSQLDDDDTENVPDGQLCVICLTRRRRSIFIPCGHLVCCQVCAISVESEVAPKCPVCRQEVQDSVRIFES; encoded by the exons ATGTCCTCGCAAGATCAATTACTAGTCTCCCTCCTCTCCCAGTTAGTCCTATCCTTCGACGGCGCCGTTTTGGGTTTATCCGCTGCCTACGTCGCCGTTCGCTCCATTCGAAAATTCACCGTCACTTCCGCCGCTCTCCAGAAGATCACCCACGCTCCTTCCGTCCCCGTCTCTGACCTACGCTCGCTCCTCGAGAACGTCTCAGAGGATGATAGGAAAAACTCCGGCGATGGTAAAATCGTAATTGTGCGCGGTACTGTTGATGCTAAGTCCGCTGTTGACGGAAGTTGGAAAGCCTTGTGGCCTGGGGTTTTGGTTTCTCGTGAGTCCGGTGATAAAGGCGTTGTTCTTCAAAGAACTCAAAGG TGTATATACAGCGAATGGAAAGGCTTATTTGGATGGACTTCTGATCTTCGAGCCGTATTTGCGAGATCTCGGAGACAACATGAGTCTACATCTTTAAGAAAG gtgCCTTTTGTTCTCATTGATGTTGGACGACTGTCAAATACTGAATATGTTGTTGTCAACATGGATGGGTCCACACATCCTTTACCTCTTACAACAGTTTATCACAAATTGCAACCCATAAATCCTCCTTATACTCTCTTGCAAGCTTTTCTTGGGCATGAATATCCG GTTGGACTGCTTGATGAAGAGAAAATTCTTCCCTTGGGGAAGGATATCAATGCTGTAGGCCTTTGCAGTTTAAGAAATGGAATTGCTGAAATCAAGTCTTGCGAAGATCTTCCGTATTTTCT GTCTAACTTGAGTAAAAATCAGATGGTTGTAGAACTTTCCTTCAAAACAAGAGTATTGTTTTGGAGTGGCATTGTTCTCGGTTCATTGTCAGTTGGGATCATTGGCTATGCAGCTGTGAG GAATTGGAATAGATGGAAAAAATGGAAGCTACGAAGGCAGCTCCAACAACGAAGGCAAACAGTCACTGAAGTTGATTCTCAGCTAGATGACGATGATACTGAAAACGTTCCAGACGGACAATTATGCGTTATATGTCTGACGAGGAGAAGGCGTTCCATTTTCATTCCATGTGGGCATCTTGTATGTTGCCAAGTGTGTGCTATATCAGTTGAAAGTGAAGTGGCACCAAAGTGTCCAGTTTGTCGCCAGGAGGTTCAGGATTCAGTGCGAATCTTTGAGTCTTGA
- the LOC127076271 gene encoding protein NODULATION SIGNALING PATHWAY 1, with protein MIMEPNPTSDHILDWLEGSVSFFPSFLDDPYNSGYIQEYQLWDQNQDIRSQYQTDAISDSANATNSGTNVVAASTTTTTSTTSLEPNSSNNVTFSDLPKKRNVDDESRLEKQSQNQKNKRVKRRVMNEGDNGDAGLEGTVVRKSGGNKKGGAKANGNNCNNGNNKDGRWAEQLLNPCAVAISGGNLNRVQHLLYVLHELASTTGDANHRLAAHGLRALTHHLSSSSSSTSSGTITFASTEPRFFQKSLLKFYEVSPWFSFPNNIANASILQVLAEEPNDSRTLHILDIGVSHGVQWPTFLEALSRRPGGPPPLVRLTVVTALSTENDQNMETPFSIGPCGDNFSSRLLGYAQSINVNLQINKLDNIPLQTLNAKSIDTAPDETLIVCAQFRLHHLNHNNPDERTEFLKVLRDMEPKGVILSENNMECCCSSCGDFATRFSRRVDYLWKFLDSTSSAFKNRESDERRMMEGEASKALTNQREMNERREKWSERMKEAGFAEEIFGEDAIDGGRALLRKYDSNWEMKLEEENNTNVGLWWKGQHVSFCSLWKLDKQN; from the coding sequence ATGATTATGGAACCAAACCCGACATCGGATCACATTCTTGACTGGCTTGAAGGGTCTGTTTCGTTCTTTCCGTCATTCTTGGATGATCCGTATAACAGCGGTTACATCCAAGAGTATCAGTTATGGGATCAGAATCAAGATATAAGGAGCCAGTATCAAACTGATGCGATTAGTGATTCTGCTAATGCCACGAACAGTGGGACCAATGTTGTTGCTGCTAGTACTACTACTACCACAAGCACAACATCGCTTGAGCCTAATAGTTCGAACAATGTAACGTTTTCTGATTTACCGAAGAAACGGAATGTTGATGATGAGTCGAGGCTCGAGAAACAATCACAAAACCAAAAGAACAAGAGAGTCAAGAGGCGTGTGATGAATGAAGGTGATAATGGAGATGCAGGTCTTGAAGGGACAGTGGTTAGAAAGTCTGGTGGGAACAAGAAAGGTGGTGCTAAGGCTAATGGAAATAACTGTAACAATGGAAACAATAAGGATGGTAGATGGGCTGAGCAGTTGTTGAATCCGTGTGCTGTAGCGATATCCGGTGGTAACCTGAATCGCGTGCAACACCTTTTATATGTTCTCCATGAGCTAGCTTCAACTACCGGTGATGCCAACCACAGGCTTGCGGCGCATGGACTCCGAGCGTTGACACACCATCTGTCTTCATCTTCGTCGTCTACCTCTTCAGGGACTATAACTTTTGCATCTACTGAACCACGATTCTTCCAAAAGTCGTTACTGAAGTTCTATGAGGTTAGTCCTTGGTTTTCCTTTCCTAATAACATTGCAAATGCTTCCATCCTTCAAGTTCTAGCTGAAGAGCCGAATGATTCGCGCACCCTTCACATCCTTGACATTGGAGTCTCTCATGGTGTGCAATGGCCAACTTTTCTAGAGGCCTTGAGTCGTCGGCCCGGGGGACCACCTCCTCTGGTTCGCCTCACTGTGGTTACTGCTTTATCGACTGAAAATGACCAAAACATGGAGACACCATTTTCAATAGGTCCATGTGGTGACAACTTCTCTTCTAGACTCCTAGGTTATGCTCAGTCCATAAATGTCAACCTGCAGATAAACAAGCTTGATAACATTCCATTGCAGACATTAAATGCGAAAAGCATTGATACCGCCCCCGATGAAACCTTAATTGTCTGTGCTCAGTTCAGGTTGCACCACTTGAATCATAACAATCCTGATGAAAGAACTGAGTTTCTAAAGGTGTTGAGAGACATGGAGCCTAAAGGGGTGATATTGAGTGAGAACAACATGGAGTGTTGCTGCAGTAGCTGTGGCGATTTCGCCACTAGATTCTCTCGAAGAGTGGACTACTTATGGAAGTTTTTAGATTCAACCAGTTCAGCATTCAAAAATCGCGAGAGCGATGAAAGGAGAATGATGGAAGGGGAGGCTTCGAAAGCATTGACAAACCAGCGTGAGATGAACGAAAGGAGAGAAAAATGGAGTGAAAGAATGAAAGAGGCAGGGTTTGCAGAAGAAATATTTGGAGAAGATGCGATTGACGGCGGTCGAGCTTTGTTAAGAAAGTATGATAGTAATTGGGAGATGAAACTAGAAGAAGAGAACAATACAAATGTGGGACTATGGTGGAAGGGGCAACATGTTTCTTTCTGTTCTCTGTGGAAATTGGATAAACAAAATTGA